The following are from one region of the Microtus pennsylvanicus isolate mMicPen1 chromosome 15, mMicPen1.hap1, whole genome shotgun sequence genome:
- the Wbp4 gene encoding WW domain-binding protein 4 isoform X1, producing MEAAALKAYQEDLKRLGLESDIPQPSISPVTSTVQPTPPSNQQKEKKKKKEKKKKDSSKGRWVEGVTADGHCYYYDLITGASQWEKPEGFQGNLKKTAAKTIWVEGLSEDGYTYYYNTETGESRWEKPDDFIPHTGDGPSSKDSEKSPDTPEESKSSDSHSDSDGEQKKAGEAAADTKKLVIKFKEKNKSTEKRTDPEIQKEKSTPKQNPSNTSEEKPKPLKKPTNPYGEWQEIKQESESQEEVDLELPSTENEYLSTSEAAAGEIKVVFKEKTVSSLGVAADGVAPVFKKRRIENGRCRNLRQRGDDE from the exons CAGGAGGATTTGAAACGGCTTGGCTTAGAGTCAG ACATTCCACAGCCAAGTATATCACCAGTGACCAGCACTGTCCAGCCCACCCCTCCATCAAAtcaacaaaaagagaagaaaaagaaaaaggaaaagaaaaagaaagactcttCGAAGGGTAGATGGGTGGAAGGCGTAACGGCTGATGGTCACTGTTACTATTACGACCTCATCACAGGAG cATCTCAGTGGGAGAAGCCAGAAGGATTTCAAGGGAACCTAAAAAAG ACAGCAGCAAAGACCATTTGGGTAGAAGGTTTAAGTGAAGATGGTTACACCTATTATTATAATACAGAAACAGGAG AATCCAGGTGGGAAAAGCCTGATGACTTCATTCCCCACACTGGAGATGGGCCTTCGAGTAAGGACAGTGAAAAGTCACCTGACACCCCAGAAGAGTCCAAATCCTCAGATTCCCACAGTGACTCTGACGGCGAACAGAAGAAAGCCGGGGAGGCCGCTGCAGACACGAAGAAACTAGTCATCAAGTTCAAG gaaaaaaataaaagtactgaAAAAAGAACtgacccagaaatacaaaaagaaaaaagtacccCAAAACAGAATCCATCGAATACAAGTGAAGAAAAGCCTAAACCGCTTAAGAAACCAACAAACCCTTATGGGGAATGGCAAGAAATTAAACAAGAGAGCGAGTCTCA GGAAGAGGTCGATTTGGAACTTCCAAGCACTGAAAACGAATATCTGTCAACTTCAGAAGCTGCTGCTGGAGAAATCAAAGtggtatttaaagaaaaaacGGTCTCTTCTCTGGGAGTTGCAGCAGATGGGGTGGCTCCAGTCTTCAAAAAGAGAAGAATTGAAAATGGGAGATGTCGGAATTTAAGACAGCGCGGTGACGATGAGTGA